The following DNA comes from Alnus glutinosa chromosome 6, dhAlnGlut1.1, whole genome shotgun sequence.
TGAGCCTGCTTTAACAGGAGTCATAGTGTAAGTAATCTTGTTGTGTATCTCTTTACTTTCTCTCCTCTTTGTTTCGTAtcatttaacaaaaacaaagagcAATGGATGGAATCTGGAAcggttctttttttctcctctccctttaaaatacaaattgaTATCATTCGGTGAAGCTAGAGATGGTTTGTATATGTATCTTCCTAACAGAACttccgtttttttttctttctcagatTCACATCCACTCCAGACAAAGAATCAAACAAGTACTACCTGGGGCCTGCTCCATTGGAAGAAATGGCCAGGTAAAGCAGTCAACattttgtttttcccttttttttttttcttttttttttgttgttgaatgtTTCACACTGATTTTTCATTTACTTGTTCAGCCAAATTGCAACTGCATTTGGGCCCTGCGGGAACAATAGAGACTACCTTTTCCTGTTAGAGAAGGCCATGTCTGATATTGGTGAGTTTCCTTTTCTGACACCAAGCACAAGAATATCAGAAACCTTTATGTTTGccttttaaatataaataaaacaaagggaCTAGGTTTTATTATAGTTATGATATTTGATCATTTGTGAACAGGCCATGAAGATGACATGGTGATAGAACTTGCAAATGAGGTGCGGAAGGTTCTTGGAATCGTAGGGAAAGGAATTCCAAAGGAGAGGAAGTTGGTCGGGCCATCCCACATCCCACTCAAGTCCCATATTCCCACTCTTAAAGTCCACCCACTTCCAGAAGCCATTGCCATGGACTCTTAACAAGAAGATGTCAAACTATAGGAGGAATTGGATACGTTGCGGAGCCTGCTAACCCCACCACACCATTGATTACTATCTTGTTTTTTACCTCTTATTTAAGATTTTCCCTACTAGAAATCagtttttctgttgtttttagCAGCCTACTTTGACCTTAGACACTTTTTGCCCTTTTACCCTTTTACCCGTGGTTTGGACTTAGAAAGAGTGACTTAAACAATTTTCAACACGAAATACAGGATGTAGAACACGCAGATGATGTTAGTTTCAGTTTCAATTTtcaaaccaagagaaaatcCGTCATTACCTTGCAGGCCGCCAATTACTGTTGAATGGTAACAGagacctgtttttttttttctctccataaAGTTGATACAAATGTCCTGCGGATGGAATATAATGTTTACTTATATGCCAACTATGGTTATACTCATGTCTTCGATTGTTGCATTTTAATTTGATTCGAGTTCCTGCAAATGAGTTTTTTAATTGCGGTGAATGGTTAAATGCTTTATCAGTCCTTcgattttaactttttttttttttcactcaggtttcattttgtatcataGTACCTTGCTTAGTTATGGGTAAATACAGAAATACTACTTCCTTCCATCTTCcgtaaaaaaaaatctagcggatttttatatcaaaccaatcaaaacttaccatgtgtcatatgtttcattaaaaatatagcttaattttttttaaaaaaaaataaaaaaatattaaaaaataaaaatgagagtgGCCATGTGGGGCTACCCTTTTGGGCATATGGGAGTGGCCTCAAGGCCCTTGGGGCGGTTCGGCTGCCTACAAATGGCAAAATGAGAGTGGCCAAAACCAAACTTAATGGGAACATAGATTCAAGATCTGATTTATTTCCATCCTTGGGCTGCTGTGCAATTAGTGCAAGATGTGATTCTTTCCTCAGCTAGACCACCAAGAAAGTACCAAAAAGACCTTGCAAGCTCTTTAAATATCATGCTTTGTTCTTCCGAAAAAGAGCAGAGGAGCGAAGGAGCACAGAAGAACATAGAGACGCCAAGttgaaactttattttctttgtttttaatttatgttttgtactttgattatggaatttattttcataaccatgagtggctaaacctctagctagggttagaggtgaagcctaatatttttattatgtattcttgagaccatgttgtttgttcttcatagatgaatgattaaattgtggggttgattttttatttgaaggtAATTTAAtgggacaagtttattttgattccttattatttttgtttatatcaaatgcttactttgtttgatttgttataattcgaaaatatattgaatgcttaatttattgtttcatgtttttgaaatcaaatactcaatcaacccatgtttaatctattttatattttgtgtctcatgaatatataataaaatactaggtgaatccttgaaaccctagtcttttttaatatcatcttcaaaatcaaatttatttattttagttttatagtttactttttaatttaaattatattcctctgctccactttcgagtggaaaccaaaagcaaaattcctatttttttttttttcttttctgcaaaatagtaaaaattattctctAGTGTTTAATCATTccttgtggatcgacctcggacttaccgtgatttattacttgcgaaaacctacacttgggtttgcaccctttgtggtccaacaatGTTAAATAATGATTACGTAGTATTAGTGCCGCATGTGACACATATGTTATCATATagtgtgtatttattatgtaagaacatgttgttcatatttatttatattgaggtATTTTAGacaagctctaatgtgttataaGAAAATTGTACCtctcgttcaaaaaaaaatatatacatattttttcacTGCGAGATTTATCAtatctgatgtagtaatgtcacatgaTCATTTAGATATAatcacttacgtctttttgtaaaaaatgggGCATTACAATCTCTTTCTCGGTgttcaataaattaaaagacCGAGAGTTATTTCTCTGCATACGTTGACATACCCAGTGTTGGGACAAGCTTTTCCTCGACATAAAGGCAAAtgctaagattttttttttttttttttttaacattctcGGCATTCATTTTGCAACATTTCTTATACATTGATAAACATTTTCGGCGTTTTGATATATGCCAAGAAATCTTGAAGACAATTCtctgtatttttatatttgcaGAGAAATTTATCTATGTACTGGTGGATATTAAATGCCAATAAATGTGATTTATGGGCATTAACAAGTGAAAACATTGAGAAATTTGCATTTAAATTTATCGGCGTTTTCtaaagaatctctctctctctctctctcaagaaatGGGGTGGGTATGTAGCACTGCAGATTATTAATAAGATTAAGtaaggtcttaattgaaaattagACTTGTGACTTTTTTTCGTTGACCGAACGTTCGCTTAGAATCTTGAACAATCGATTGCGAACGATCGATTTTCTCATTGAGAACTTTTTCCACCATGAAAACGTTAGATGACGCGGTGAATTACGTGTTAGAAGGTAGATCCCATGCCTTTGGTATATACGACAAATCGTACATCCAACGATCTTTTCGTGCCACGAACATTCGCAACAGTACACGAACGTTCGATAGGTGGCAAAGTAACTCATCATTTATTCTCTACAACTTCtcccctataaataccccacctcccctttgttttattttgctattttcCGCCCTTAGAGTTGGTGTTACTTTAGTGAGAGTATGTGAGAGTGTTTTGGTGTGAGGAAGGCGTTTTTGCACTAAGAAAGTAATGCCCTTAACTTAAACTCGTTATTTTGTAGCCGTTATGCTATCGAATTATCTTTATAGCTTTTAATTATAGGTTTAATCCTCTAGTCGTTACTATGATCTTAATTTAGGTGTAACGTTTTGATGTTTTAGACATTGTGATTATTGCATGATGGGTTGATAAGGCTTAGAACTGTATTAAGAGCGTTGTTATGATCCTAAGTCTTGCTTAGAAGTAGTTCAATTTTGTTTGGAATTAGGTTTCTACTAGGAGCAAATGTTTGATCTCCCTGGTCGAATGTTCGATCCTCATGCTTCAAACGATCATTCCTCATTAGTCGAACATTTGACCATCATATGCCGAACGTTCGAACATGTGTCCTGAACGTTCGTGGGTTAGACATAATACTTATTTTGAACTTGTTATAGCTTATAATTAGTTTTAATCGAGATTATGACTAATGGTAGGTTTTTCTCAAATTACGAGGTTGTGGAGCCTCATGAGGACTTTACGAAGGAGCCCACGACACAAGTGCATggatatttgttattattttcccacatagcatgattattttgtgtaccaaacatgcatgtttacaactcacatgaaatgcaTTTTGATTACTGTGAACTCCATTTATGTAAATGAATGGTGATTAACGGAATAATAAGACGAATGAAATTATAAGAATATGCATGTAAAATACAGTGAaaattaaattgcatcgtatgacatggtacaccatCTCGTGCGGGATAATGACTATGagcttactattatatgggtTTTTCTTTATGGTGACAAATTTATGATAATATTATGATgtgccttggatccaatggttgttttgtggCCAGTGTTCCATGCTTGAATGAAGGCCACGATTATAGCTTTGCTAGTAGCATGGGCCACCTGAGGTCGGACTTGGTCGAATTGCTAGTGTATGACGATATGCTTACATATCTAGAGTAccggtgttgtattacaggtctcAGGGGACAGCGCCAACCCTACTGGGAGGGGTTAATATCCTGGATAAACCATGTGGAATTGGACTATGATATGATCCATTTGCTATAAGCATGTAATATATCTATACTGCATCCATGATCATCTTAAACTGAGTTCGCCATATGATAACAGGTATATCATGCATATTATTACTAattaagtcgtggacttacgcttgtatctttccacctatgaaacatgtattattttatatatataaccctgGAGAGATACTTGATCCTGTTAGAGGGAGTGCTCAGGATAATTTTTTAGGAGTTAGATCTCGTTTGGTTGGCCGGATGCGGAAAGGAGGCAATGATTCTCGCCTTGATATGATAGATATCATCTTTATGCTTTATCTTCTTAAGTGTAGAAATTGACTTTTGATGTTGTTATGACTATGAGATTTTGGGTTCTGGAtctgtattatatttaatgACTGGTCTTTTGACCGTACGTTGAGAGATTCGACTATCTGTATTATAGTGTCTTAGTTTTACTCTAGTTAATCTTATTGTGATTGTGGATTTTAAATtgctatattttttttgagtgaaagTCTTCTGCTGCAGATTCTTTTCGGAGAGGATGAGATCCTTGTGGTCTTATTCTTCCTAGAATAAGACTGGGAGACGAACCATGGAGTTAGCTACTAATTAGTTAATTTTACTTGGGCTTTTTAGGGTAGGTTGCATAGGGAGGAATGGTGCATGAAAAACGTAGGGGATGAGAAGTATTTATAGGGGAAGGGGAGTGGATAAGATTGAATGAGTATAATTTTATACTTCGGACACGTTTGAGTGTTTGTGACGTACTTCAAATGTTCCCAGAAACGACACGTCAAACGTTTTTCAGGAGCATCGAACGTTCCCAAAGAGGATAATGATAAGGGTTGCATCAG
Coding sequences within:
- the LOC133871278 gene encoding gamma-glutamylcyclotransferase 2-1-like; amino-acid sequence: MVFWVFGYGSLVWNPGFEYDEKVIGFIKDYRRVFDLACIDHRGTPEHPARTCTLEYEEGAVCWGAAYCVRGSPERERLAMEYLERRECEYDEKTLVNFYKEVDSFEPALTGVIVFTSTPDKESNKYYLGPAPLEEMASQIATAFGPCGNNRDYLFLLEKAMSDIGHEDDMVIELANEVRKVLGIVGKGIPKERKLVGPSHIPLKSHIPTLKVHPLPEAIAMDS